The genomic DNA GACGCCGGGAATCTCACCTTCGACGAGTTGCGACGATCCGTTGGCGACGACGTCGGAGGCGCGATTGGACACCAATCCCAGACCGCCGACGACCGGGAACATCAGCGCCGCCGTCAGCACACTGGCCAGCAGGCAGCACCAGGCCAGCTTGATCAGCGAGACGGCGACCGGGGGGCGGTCCGACATGGTCTACAGAGTAATGGGATCTGCGCGGGCCCCGACTCTCGCAGGTACCCGGCGGGACGTGCAGAAAAACGGTTTCGTACCCCACGAAACCAAGTTTTGGCTGAGGGACTGCACGGTTGTGCCAAAAAAGTCGCGATCTGACTGTTGCCAAAACGCGACCTGACCACCTAACTTAGACACACAGTGCGACACAGGTAACAGAAAAGTGCGCAATGTGGCGTAGATCGCAACAGCGGTTTGCACACGGACACTGGCCGAGGTATCGGCCTGAGCGAAGGGGAGTTCGCTATGTCAGGAGTTCGGACCGCATCGGGGACGATCGCCGCCACCGCCGTGACCGCACCCATTCCGAGCCCGCTGCAGGGCGCCGAGGGTGAGGCCCGGATCGCCTGGGTCTCCCAGGCCCGCTGCCGCGGAGCCGACCCTGACGAGCTGTTCGTGCGAGGCGCCGCCCAGCGCAAGGCCGCCGTGATCTGCCGGCACTGCCCGGTGATCGCCGAGTGCGGTGCCGACGCCTTGGACAACCGCGTCGAGTTCGGCGTCTGGGGTGGCATGACCGAACGCCAGCGGCGCGCTCTGCTCAAGCAGCACCCCGAGGTTGTTTCGTGGGCTGACTTCTTCGCCGCCCAGCGCAAGCACCGCAGCGCTGGCTAATTCTGTCGCCGGCGTCAGTGCGTGATCTGATCGGCGATGGCGCGCAGCGCCTCGAGGTCGGAGACGTCGAACGGCAGTGACGGCACCCCCACCAGCGCCACCTTCGGGTTGGCGCCGGTGAACCGGCCGAGCAGACGCACCTCGCGTTTGGCCGTCAGCGCCCGGTCCGCATGCACCCGCAGCATGGCCGCGGTCAGCGAATCGGGATCGTCGGCCTCCAGCGCCTCGGCGCCGTCGGTCGCCCGCTCCACCGTCAGCGAGCACAGCGTCGGATGGGTGCGGTTGAGGATCAACCCGGCCAGCGGCATGCCCTCCTGGGACAGCCGGTCGACGAAGAACGACGCCTCGCGCAGTGCATCGGGTTCGGCCGCCGAGACCACCACGAACTGAGTGCCGCGCCGCTTCAGCAGTTCGTAGGTACGGTCCGCCTTCTCACGGAACCCGCCGAACGTCGAATCCAGTGACTGCACGAAAGCCGAAGCGTCCGAAAGCATCTGGCTTCCCAGAATGGTCGACATGCCCTTCATGGCCAGGCCCACCGCACCGGTGACCAGCCGGCCGATGCCGCGGCCGGGGGCCAGCAGCAGCCGCCACAGCCGACCGTCCATGAAGCTGCCCAGCCGCTTGGGGGCATCCAGGAAATCCAGGGCGTTGCGCGACGGCGGCGTGTCCACCACCACCAGGTCCCACCGGTCCTCGGCGAGCAGCTGGCCCAGCTTCTCCATCGCCATGTACTCCTGCGTGCCGGCCAACGACGTCGCCACGGTCTGATAGAACTGGTTGTCCAGAATCGATTGTGCGCGTTCGGATCCCGAGTACTCGACCACCATCTCGTCGAAGGTGCGGCGCATGTCGAGCATCATCGCGTGCAGTTCGCCGGACACCTCGGCGCCCAGGGGCACCTCCTGCGGGGTGTTGCCCAGGTCCTTGATGCCCAGCGCCTGGGCCAGTCGCTTGGCCGGGTCGATGGTCAGCACCACCACCGAGCGGCCGTACTCCGCGGCGCGCAAAGCCATCGCGGCCGCCGTGGTGGTCTTGCCGACACCGCCGGCGCCGCAGCAGACCACGACGCGGTTGGAGGTGTCGCGCAGGATGGACTCCATGTCCAGTGCCGGTGGTGTGGTGCTCATGGCTATCGAACCCCCTGTGCTGCGAGCGCCTCGGCCAGCTCGTACAAGCTGCCCAGGTCGATCCCGTCGTTGATGGCCGGCAGTTCCAGCCGCGGCACCTTGATGGCGTCCAGTTGTTCGGCGCTCTCGGCGCGGGCCCGGATGCGGGTGGCGTGCTGGATGGTCTCGGTGAGCAGCCCCGCGAAGTCGTCGTCGGACAACGTGATGGCGGCCTTGGCCAACTCCGCGCGCACCGCGTCGGCGTCCACGTCGCCCTCGGCGGCCTTGGCCAGCGCGTCGGGCGGCAGGAACGCCGGGATGTTGCGGTTGACGATGACGCTGCCGATGGGCAGGTCCAGCTGCTGCAACTCGTCGATGGCCTCGACCGTCTCCTGGATCGGCAGCGCCTCCAGCAGCGTGACCAGGTGGATGGCCGTCTGCTCGGAGTGCAGCAGCTTGACCACGCCCTCGCTCTGCGAGTGCACCGGCCCGCCCTTGGCCAGGTCGGCGACGGCCTTGGTGACATCGAGGAAGCGGGCGATCCGGCCGGTGGGCGGCGAGTCGACCACGATGGCGTCGTACACCGGCTTCTTGTTGCGGTCCAGCCGCACCACGGATTCCTTGATCTTGCCGGTCAGCAGGACATCGCGCAGCCCCGGCGCGATCGTCGTCGCGAACTCGATGGCTCCGATCCGGCGCATCGCCCGGCCGGCCAGGCCGAGGTTGTAGAACATGTCGATGTATTCGAGGAAGGCCGCTTCGGTGTCGATGGCCAGCGCGTTGACCTGACCGCCCTGTTCGGCGGTGGCCACCTTGACTTCCTGGTAGGGCAGCGGTGGTACGTCGAACAACTGGGCGATACCCTGTCTGCCCTCGACCTCGACCAGCAGAACCTTGCGCCCGCCCGCGGCCAGCGCCAGGGCCAACGCGGCGGCCACGGTGGATTTTCCGGTACCGCCTTTGCCGCTGACGAAGTGCAGTCGGGCTTTCGTCAACCGGGAGGGCCAACCGACGCTGGTCGGGCCGCTTGCTGTGGACGCCATGGTTTGCATGCTAACCATGCGGATGAGGGCGGCGGCTAAGCTCTGCCCATGAGCGAACCGACCATCTGGGAGTACGCCACCGTGCCGCTGCTCACCCACGCCACGAAACAGATTCTCGACCAGTGGGGAGCCGACGGGTGGGAGCTGGTCTCGGTGCTGCCCGGCCCTACCGGCGAGCAGCACGTCGCCTACCTGAAGCGGCCCAAATGAGCTGGTCGGCCACGCTCTCCGAACTCGGCATCGAGCTGCCCCCGGTGGTCGCACCGCTCGCGGCGTACGTCCCCGCGGTGCAGACCGGCAACCTCGTCTACACCTCCGGCCAGCTACCGATCACCGACGGTCAGTTGCTGAGCTCGGGCAAGGTGGGCGCCGACGTCACCGCCGAGGACGCCAAGCAGCTGGCCCGGGTGTGCGCGCTGAACGCCCTGGCCGCCGTGCACGCCCTGGTGGGTATCGACGCGGTGGTCAAGGTGGTCAAGGTCGTCGGCTTCGTGGCCTCGGCCCCCGGCTTCGACGGCCAGCCCGGTGTCATCAACGGCGCCTCGGAACTCTTCGGTGAGGTCTTCGGGGATGCGGGCGCACACGCCCGCTCCGCCGTCGGTGTCGCCGAGTTGCCCCGCAACGCGCCGGTCGAGGTAGAGATCGTCGTCGAGATCGCGTGACCCTCGAGCACCCGGCCTACGCGCAGCTGCGTCCGGTGACGGAC from Mycolicibacterium tokaiense includes the following:
- a CDS encoding WhiB family transcriptional regulator, translated to MSGVRTASGTIAATAVTAPIPSPLQGAEGEARIAWVSQARCRGADPDELFVRGAAQRKAAVICRHCPVIAECGADALDNRVEFGVWGGMTERQRRALLKQHPEVVSWADFFAAQRKHRSAG
- a CDS encoding ArsA family ATPase produces the protein MSTTPPALDMESILRDTSNRVVVCCGAGGVGKTTTAAAMALRAAEYGRSVVVLTIDPAKRLAQALGIKDLGNTPQEVPLGAEVSGELHAMMLDMRRTFDEMVVEYSGSERAQSILDNQFYQTVATSLAGTQEYMAMEKLGQLLAEDRWDLVVVDTPPSRNALDFLDAPKRLGSFMDGRLWRLLLAPGRGIGRLVTGAVGLAMKGMSTILGSQMLSDASAFVQSLDSTFGGFREKADRTYELLKRRGTQFVVVSAAEPDALREASFFVDRLSQEGMPLAGLILNRTHPTLCSLTVERATDGAEALEADDPDSLTAAMLRVHADRALTAKREVRLLGRFTGANPKVALVGVPSLPFDVSDLEALRAIADQITH
- a CDS encoding ArsA-related P-loop ATPase, which produces MASTASGPTSVGWPSRLTKARLHFVSGKGGTGKSTVAAALALALAAGGRKVLLVEVEGRQGIAQLFDVPPLPYQEVKVATAEQGGQVNALAIDTEAAFLEYIDMFYNLGLAGRAMRRIGAIEFATTIAPGLRDVLLTGKIKESVVRLDRNKKPVYDAIVVDSPPTGRIARFLDVTKAVADLAKGGPVHSQSEGVVKLLHSEQTAIHLVTLLEALPIQETVEAIDELQQLDLPIGSVIVNRNIPAFLPPDALAKAAEGDVDADAVRAELAKAAITLSDDDFAGLLTETIQHATRIRARAESAEQLDAIKVPRLELPAINDGIDLGSLYELAEALAAQGVR
- a CDS encoding DUF4177 domain-containing protein, with amino-acid sequence MSEPTIWEYATVPLLTHATKQILDQWGADGWELVSVLPGPTGEQHVAYLKRPK
- a CDS encoding RidA family protein: MSWSATLSELGIELPPVVAPLAAYVPAVQTGNLVYTSGQLPITDGQLLSSGKVGADVTAEDAKQLARVCALNALAAVHALVGIDAVVKVVKVVGFVASAPGFDGQPGVINGASELFGEVFGDAGAHARSAVGVAELPRNAPVEVEIVVEIA